In a genomic window of Oncorhynchus masou masou isolate Uvic2021 chromosome 4, UVic_Omas_1.1, whole genome shotgun sequence:
- the LOC135521967 gene encoding zinc finger MYM-type protein 3-like: MPGSLCIQCQTQTTVFSKTCNSCFFNRPKEKLQELNKYDYEWEHNDYNRYNNSSQILTSTKVLLYKLHTLGFVPLLLLGKRRNGTKHIDMDSFCPHPQVIKETGSIETLRNIYLGLLNVTLGTESQCQCCSVSSEPDGTPTPAEVEGTPTTIDPVGTPAPTELHRIPISIRLNIIPTPTETCKHNTLINPVETPTTINPAGTPAPTKRDGIPISLRRNLIPTPTEPGKPSTPTNPVGIPTPTNLVGTPTAIDPSGTPAPTMLDRIPTSISLNKITKLTEPGKHSTSTNPVGTPSPINSVGTPVPAELDGLPTPTVPGKPSTSTKLDGIPTYICLNGIPTSICMNGTPTSIQSKIPRPIQPKIPRPIQPKFPTPIQPGKPSTQNNPVGTPIPIDETSNSSEHQDQEMQRPKRKMWTAGDLIVAEDGATIQAQKKIKTTEEWLNMDTDRPAVSRHAEVDTEILDQLEKHKEESLNMDTDRPMVSRHAEVDTEVLDQLEKSSIVQATNKQTLWAINCFKDWLAEKQMIVDFSTIEKSEMNVLLRDFYCSVRRGKGGEYCIPSYIGIRAGVNRFINLPPLSRSWCLMKDSEFTSSNNVFLGVLKKLRREGRDKTTHPKVITAQDLEILQNSTVLSPYTPRGLVNKVWFDIQLHFGPRGKEGNRRLTPQSFVIRYDENGAKYATLTSKEERPNHKDAEEQNWQNRCGIMFQNPNSPLCPVASLEKYLSKIPPDATALYLHPKKMVITSDNMWYSQEPMGFNYLSSMLPRLCQEAGTLEKYTNNCFRTLREVMSVSRLIVS, from the exons ATGCCAGGCTCACTGTGTATACAGTGTCAGACACAAACCACTGTGTTTAGTAAGACCTGCAACAGTTGTTTCTTTAACCGTCCAAAAGAGAAGTTACAAGAGTTGAATAAGTATGATTACGAATGGGAACACAATGATTACAACCGTTATAATAATAGCTCTCAGATATTGACTTCCACTAAAGTATTG CTCTACAAATTACATACTCTGGGATTTGTTCCCCTTCTCCTTCTTGGAAAGAGGAGAAATGGAACAAAACATATCGATATGGATTCCTTTTGCCCTCATCCTCAAGTCATAAAAGAAACGGGCTCTATTGAAACATTGAGAAATATTTATTTAGGTCTTCTGAATG TCACACTCGGCACCGAGTCCCAATGCCAGTGCTGCTCAGTGTCTTCAGAGCCAGACGGGACCCCCACACCAGCCGAGGTAGAGGGAACCCCTACAACAATCGATCCCGTGGGAACCCCTGCACCAACAGAGCTACACAGAATACCCATATCCATCCGACTGAACATAATACCCACACCAACAGAGACATGCAAACACAACACACTAATCAATCCAGTGGAAACCCCTACAACTATCAATCCAGCAGGAACCCCGGCACCAACCAAGCGAGACGGAATCCCCATATCTTTACGACGGAACCTAATCCCCACACCAACAGAGCCAGGCAAACCATCCACACCAACCAATCCAGTGGGAATCCCTACACCAACCAATCTAGTTGGAACTCCTACAGCAATTGATCCATCAGGAACCCCTGCACCAACTATGCTAGACAGAATCCCTACATCCATCAGCCTGAACAAAATCACCAAACTAACAGAGCCAGGCAAACACTCCACATCAACCAATCCTGTGGGAACCCCTTCACCAATTAATTCAGTGGGGACCCCTGTACCAGCCGAGCTAGACGGACTCCCCACACCAACAGTCCCAGGAAAACCCTCTACATCAACCAAGCTAGACGGAATCCCCACATACATCTGCCTGAATGGAATCCCCACATCCATCTGCATGAACGGAACCCCCACCTCAATACAGTCCAAAATACCCAGACCAATACAACCCAAAATCCCCAGACCTATACAGCCAAAATTCCCCACACCAATACAGCCAGGCAAACCTTCCACACAAAATAATCCAGTGGGAACCCCTATACCAATTGATGAAACATCTAACTCCTCTGAGCACCAGGACCAAGAAATGCAAAGGCCAAAAAGAAAAATGTGGACAG CTGGAGATCTAATCGTTGCTGAAGACGGTGCAACCATTCAAGCACAAAAGAAAATCAAAACAACAG AAGAGTGGCTGAACATGGATACGGATAGGCCCGCGGTGTCAAGACATGCAGAGGTAGACACCGAAATATTAGATCAACTAGAAAAACACAAAG AAGAGTCGCTGAACATGGATACGGATAGGCCCATGGTGTCAAGACATGCAGAGGTAGACACTGAAGTATTAGATCAATTAGAAAAGAGCAGCATTGTACAAGCAACCAACAAGCAAACTTTGTGGGCTATAAACTGCTTTAAGGACTGGCTGGCAGAGAAAcagatgatagtggatttttcaACCATTGAGAAATCTGAAATGAATGTCCTCTTGCGAGATTTTTACTGTTCTGTTCGAAGGGGTAAAGGTGGGGAGTATTGCATCCCAAGCTATATCGGAATCCGGGCTGGCGTGAACAGATTCATCAACCTCCCTCCCCTTAGCAGATCCTGGTGCTTGATGAAGGACAGTGAGTTTACCTCCTCTAATAATGTATTTCTTGGGGTACTAAAGAAACTCAGACGAGAGGGCAGGGACAAAACTACCCATCCTAAGGTGATTACAGCACAAGaccttgagattcttcaaaactCTACTGTGCTGAGCCCCTACACACCCAGAGGACTAGTGAACAAAGTTTGGTTTGATATCCAGTTACACTTTGGCCCCAGAGGAAAAGAGGGCAATAGACGGCTAACGCCACAGTCGTTTGTAATAAGGTACGATGAAAACGGAGCAAAATATGCAACGCTGACTTCCAAAGAAGAAAGACCGAACCACAAAGATGCAGAAGAGCAGAACTGGCAGAATCGCTGTGGAATCATGTTTCAGAACCCTAATAGTCCACTCTGTCCAGTCGCCTCCTTGGAGAAGTATCTGAGCAAGATCCCGCCAGATGCCACCGCCCTCTACCTCCATCCTAAGAAGATGGTCATCACCAGTGACAACATGTGGTATAGCCAGGAGCCAATGGGGTTCAACTACCTTTCATCAATGCTGCCCCGACTGTGCCAG gAGGCTGGTACATTGGAAAAGTACACAAACAATTGCTTCCGAACTTTGCGCGAGGTCATGTCTGTCAGCAGACTGATAGTTTCTTGA